Within the Dialister hominis genome, the region AGGTCGAGGTGTACAGGCTGGACGTGGAAGAATTCCAGGCCAAGGCCAATCCGCCCCTTCGCAAATGACCGTCTCTATAATGACCGTCTCTATATAAATAACAATAAAAGGGAGTAAGGGATTAAGGAGGAAAAAGGTATGGGAAAGAAAGTCACTGTGATTTCTACAAGTCTTCGTCACGGGAGCAATTCGGCCGTTCTGGCGGATGCTTTTGCCATGGGCGCATCGGAAGCGGGCAATGAAGTGACGCTCATCTCGCTCACAGGGAAGGACATCCATTTCTGCACAGGCTGCCTTGCCTGCCAGAAGACGGGAAAGTGCGTCATCCATGACGATATGAATGATATGCAGGAAATCGTCCGCACGTCTGATGTTCTTGTGTTTGCCACGCCGATTTATTATTATGAAATGAGCGGGCAGATGAAGACATTCCTCGACAGGCTGAATCCGCTCTACATAGCCGACTGCCAGTTCAAGGATGTCTACCTTCTGGCTTCAGCCGCTGAAGAGGATGAGTATGCGATGAAAAGAGCGAAGAGCGGCCTTGAAGGATGGATCGAATGCTTCCCGCAGTCGCATTTTGCCGGCTCTGTCTTTGCAGGCGGCATGACGAATCCGGGCATGGCGAAAGGAAGCGCTGCCTTTGAGGAAGCCAGAAAAGCCGGAATGAATGTATAAGGAAAGCCATTTTAGAAGAGGAGGAACTATGTTTCATATATTGCGCTGGGTCGTGGCGGCCATCGCCCTTCTGGGCGTCTTCGGGTACTGGTTCGTGAACCAGCCGCAGATGGATCCTTTGATGACGCCGGAAAGAAAGGCGCGCATCGAAGCGTCTCCGCACTACGTGAACGGAGAATTCGTCCCCGAGACGCCGCATGAGAAGGTCAATCCTTCCCTTGGTTTCTGGAAGGAATTCTTCTTCCCGACACCGGGAAAGACGATACCATCCGACCCTATGATCAGCGTGAAGACGAACCTGAGACAGCTCCCCAGGGACAAGGACGTCCTTGTCTGGATGGGGCACTCCTCTTACTATATGCAGCTGAACGGGCACAGGATCCTGATCGATCCCATTTCCGCCGAGTATGCATTGCCTGTTCCCTTCGTGGACAAGGCTTTTGAAGGAAGTAATATCTACACGCCCGACGATATACCGGACGACATCGACGTCATGGTGCTCTCCCACGATCACTGGGACCACCTCGACTATGACTTCGTCCGCGCCATCGAGCCGAAGGTCAAACACGTCGTGACCGGCCTTGGAAATGGCGGATACTACGAAAAGTGGGGCTACCCGCTTGAAAAGATTTCTGAAGAAGACTGGAATACGCCCGTCAAGATCGACGATGGCCTGACCGTCTGGGTCCTCCCTGCGCGCCATTTCTCCGGAAGGATGCTGAAGAGAAATCAGACACTCTATGCAGGCTTTGCCTTCATCACGCCGGGAAGGAAAGTCTTCTACAGCGGCGATGGCGGCTATGACGGAAGATTTGCAAGGATCGGCGACCAGTTCGGCGGATTTGACCTGGCGATCCTGGAAGACGGCCAGTACAATAAGGACTGGCACTCCGTCCACATGATGCCGGAAGAAACAGCCCAGGCAGCCGTCGACCTCCATGCTAAGACCGTCGTTCCCTGCCACAATGGCAAGTACCCGCTCTCCACGCACCAGTGGAAAGACCCGTACATCCGCCTTGTGAAAGCAGCACACGAAAAAGACCTCACGCTCCTGACCCCCATGATCGGAGAAACCCTCCGCATCGGGGACCAGAACCAGTACTTCGGCCGCTGGTGGGAACTAATGAATTAATTAAGAATAAGAGGGAACCCGGTTTCTCCCTCAATCTCCCTCTTTCAAAAAGTTTCTTGACTTACCATACGGTAATCAGTAAAATAAATAATACATATAAGCGTGGATGAAGACGGTCCGCACAAGCATGAGTCCAAAGAGAGCCCCGGTCGGTGAGAAGGGGCGGCGAGTGGCGCGGATAGATCACTTCGGAGCTTCAGGGAAGAAAAGCCCTGACGGGACATCGTTAACTGTACCGAGTGGCCGTAAGGTCATGAGGGTGGTACCACGGGATAGAATCCCGCCCCTTATCGGGCGGGATTTTTTTATTTTGGAAATCGAAGATTTCCTTAGGAGGAATTTGAAAATGGATTACAGCAAAACCCTGCATCTGCCTCAGACAGAATTCCCGATGCGCGGCAACCTTCCGAAGAAGGAACCGGAATTCGTGGATTTCTGGCAGAAAAATGATTTGTATGAAAAGAGAGTGGAGAAGAGACAGCATGACGGCGCTCCGACTTTCGTCCTGCACGACGGACCTCCCTATGCAAATGGCAAGATCCACATCGGCCATGCACTGAATAAGACACTGAAGGACGTCATCGTCCGTTACAAATACATGGCTGGCGACAATGCCAACTACATCCCGGGCTGGGATACTCACGGCCTTCCGATCGAATACGCAGTCCTCAAGGACTCCGGTGAAGACCGCGCCAACATGACCCCGCTCGAACTGCGCAGAAAGTGCCTGGAATACGCTAAGAAATGGATCGCTATCCAGAAGGAAGACTTCATCCGCATGGGCGTTGTCGGCGATTTCAAGCATCCATACGTCACCTTCGATCCGCACCTCGAAGCTAAGGAACTCGAAGTCTTCGGCGAAATGGCCAAGAAGCACTACATTTACAAGGGCAAGAAAGCCGTTTACTGGTGCCCGCACTGCGAAACAGCCCTGGCTGAAGCAGAAATCGAATACAAGGACAGAAAATCCCCGTCCATCTACGTCAAGTATCCGGCTGTGGATATCAAGGGCCTTGGGCCGGACGGCGTCGATCCATCCAAGCTCTTTGCCGTTATCTGGACCACCACACCGTGGACCATCCCGGCATCCCTCTACATCAGCGTGAACCCGAAATTCACCTATGTATGGGTACACAACAAAACCGCTGATGAATACTACCTCATGAGCAAGGAACTCGCTCCGGCTGCCATGGCTGACTGCAAGATTGAAGACTACGAATTCGTAGGCCGCGAAATGCTCGGCTCTGAATGGGACCTCGCAACCTTCCATCATCCGCTGGCCATTTATAACCGCACTATCTATGTCCTCGAAGGCAACCATGTCACCCTTGATGCCGGCACAGGCTGCGTTCATACCGCTCCTGGACACGGCGTTGAAGACTTTGAAGTTTACAAATCTTATGAAAACGCTGGCAAGCTGAAACAGGAAGTCGTCTGCCCGGTTGATGAAAAAGGCAACATGACTGCTGAAGCAGGCGAATTCCTCCAGGGCAAGAGCATCTGGGACGCAGAAGGCCCGGTCATCTCCGCTCTGGCTCATGAAGGCCACCTCCTTGGCAAGAAATCCATCCACCATCAGTACGCACACTGCTGGCGCTGCAAGAACCCAGTCATCTATCGTGCTACCGAGCAGTGGTTCGCATCCATCAACGACTTCAGAGATAAAGCACTGAAAGCTGTCGACGATACACGCTTCATCCCATCCTGGGGTCATGACCGTCTCTACAACATGATCCGCGACCGTCAGGACTGGTGTATTTCCCGCCAGAGATCCTGGGGCGTGCCGATTCCTGCATTCTACTGCGACGACTGCGGCAAGTGGGTCATCACTGATGAAACGATGAAGAAAGTCGAAGAAATCGTAGAAAAAGAAGGCACCGATGCATGGTGGGCTCATTCCGCTGAAGAACTCCTTCCGGAAGGCTTCAAATGCCCGCACTGCGGAGGCACCCATTTCCATAAAGAAAAAGACATCATGGACGTATGGTTCGACTCCGGCTCCACATGGAACGGCGTCCTCCGTTACCCGCATGAAGACTGGAAGGAAGACGGCGTACAGTTCCCGGCTGACCTGTACCTCGAAGGCTCCGACCAGCACCGCGGCTGGTTCCATTCTTCCCTCCTCTGCTCCGTAGCAGTCAATGGATACGCTCCATACAAAGCAGTCCTGACACACGGCTTCACCATGGACGGCGAAGGCAGAAAGATGTCCAAGTCCGTCGGCAACGTCGTTGCTCCGCAGGACATCATCAACCGCTACGGCGCAGACGTCATGAGACTCTGGATTTCCTCCGTCGACTATCAGGGCGACGTCAGACTGTCTGACAAGATCGTCAAATCCATGAGCGACGTATACAGAAAGATCAGGAACACATTCCGCTACCTCATGGGCAACCTGTACGACTTCGATCCGAAGAAGGACAGCGTAGCATATGAAGATATGGAAGAAATGGACAGATGGGCACTTCTGCGCCTCGAACAGGTCAAGAGAACCGTCCTCAAGGCTTATGAAGACTATGAATTCCATGTCATGTACCATGCCGTACACAACTTCTGCACCGTCGACCTTTCCGCTATCTACCTGGATATCCTGAAAGACCGCCTCTACACAGAAAAAGCAGACTCCCGCCTCAGAAGAAGCGCGCAGACCGCTATGTACGAAATTCTGACAAGCCTCGTCCGCCTCGTAGCTCCTGTACTCTGCTTCACCGCTGAAGAAGTATGGCAGGACCTCCCGAACAAGGAAGAACGCGAATGGTCCGTCCACATGGCATCCATGCCGGAACTGAACGACAAATTCCTCGACAAGGCACTCGATGAAAAATGGAAGAAACGCCTCGCAGTCAGAAGCGTCATCACCAAAGCCCTCGAAGAAGCCCGCCAGGCAAAGACCATCGGCCACCCGCTCGACGCTGAAGTCACCGTCTACGCAAAAGGCGAAGCTTACGATATCCTCAAAGCTATGGAAAAGGAACTTGCAGATTTCTGCATCGTATCCCAGACCAAACTCGTAGAAGGCACCGAAAGCGCTCCTGAAAACGCAGTATCCGACGATGAAGGAAACGTCAAAGTTACCGTCTCCGTCTGCGAACTCGAAAAATGCGAACGCTGCTGGAAGAGAACCCCGGACGTCGACTCCGACCCGGCTCATCCGCACGTATGCGCACGCTGCGCCCACGTCCTCGCAGAAACCGGCGAAGCTGGAGAATAATAAACATAGAACAACCAGAAAGACCCGCAAGGGTCTTTTTGCGTGGGGGAGAACAGGGGAAATACAGCAGCTTTCAGCCGAAGGCTGGTTGGCATGTTTTCCTAGGCTGTAAGCCGGCTGTATGGTTTTAATCTCATCACCACACAAAAAAGGGCTGTGACAAAATCCGTTAAAACGCTGCTTTTTTCTTTTCTCGAGCGAAGCGAGGTTTAAGGGTGTTGACCTTGCTCCGAAGGAGAAGACCTGCTACACGAGAACAAGCCCCAATTTTAATTTTTTGGTATTTTTTGAATTTCTTATAGAATTTCTTGTTGGATTTCCTGACTGCTCCTAACTGATTAGATTTTGGAGTTTGGCCGACTAATTCATTGCACTACGAAAAAGCCGATCTCACACTCGGCTTTTTCCGCTTTTCTTCACTTGTTTGCCTTATTTACGCAGCAAGGCCTAAGTCGCGATACAAATGCATCACCCGGCCGTAGTATATTCGTAAAAACTTAGCCATTCCTGCTACTTTTGCTACTTTTTTATACTTTCCTTCTGCCTCTTTCTTCTTTATGAACCTATATACTGCATCATCTTTGGGGATTTTATGCATAACTAACAACATCATTACTTGATACAATACTTTCCGCAGCCGCGCAGGACCTTTCTTTACTATGTGATTCTGCAAGGCTCGGAATTTCCCTGATTCATGTATTGATGGGGTCAGGCCTGCAAAGCAGATCAGAGAATGCTTGTTTTTAAAGCGTCTCACATCTCCGATCTGGGCAATAAGCGCTACTCTGGTAACTCTTCCGACTCCGCCCATCTCGCCGACGAGTTCATATTCCGGCAGATCCTTGGCTATATCTTCCATTCGTGTTAAACTAGCCATAAGAGTTTCGTCGGCTCTTCTCAGTAATCCGACATACCACATGATGGTTTCTCTAACAATTGGATTATTGGGGATGGAAGGGATACCATTCTTTGCTTGAGCGTAGATCGTTGCTGCTTTACTCTCATTGGAACGGTATCCTTTTTCTTTTGCCCATCCGCAATAAGATGCGACAAATTCTGCTTCCGATTTAGCAATAATATCCTCAATGTGGCAATACCTTTCCAGGAAATCCAGCAGTTTGTCTTTACCGCTGTTTATGTCGAATCCTCCGAAAAGATCGAAGATTTCTGGCATGGTCTGCTCCAATTGACTTTGCAGCTGGAGAAGGATGCGGCTTCTTTCCTCCGAAAAGTTAAGATAAGCATCGCAGAGTCTCTTCAAGAGGAAATACTTATCTCCATTAAGATCGAATTGCGGTAACTTTGCCCAATAAGCGATTCCATATCTGGCAATATTCGTGGAGTCGATGGAGTCTGTCTTTGTGTGTCTGAAGTTCTCTGCCTTATTAAAATTAGCAACCTTCAGAGCGTTGACGACAGATACAAAAATCCCATTCTGCTGCAAGAAATAGGCTATCGACAGGTGATAGACACCTGTTGATTCCATGACGACTTTTATCTCGTCATACTTTGCTTGTACCCGAATTTCATCGACCAGAGGCTGAAGTTCCTCTTTTGTGTGCTTAACATCAAAGGGCCTGCGGATGATCTTGTCGCCAGGCGCCATGAAACACACCGTACTTTTTCTCTTGGATACATCAATACCTACACAGATCATAAGTGACCTCCTATAAAAGATATTTGTAGTTGGTAGACGCTAATCCTTCACACACTTATTACCACTCAAACTAGTTTTTTTACACGAACACGGAGATAAACCTGCCTAACGCGAGCACACATAATAAGGGGAAGGCTGACCCTCTTCTCCACGTCCAGTAAACGGACCGGTGGTTCGCCGTCAAGCCATCTACTCCCCTAATTATATGCAATAAGTGCAGCGGATAGGAGCGACCTATCTACTACACTTCTATTGCACTAGGTCCGGTCGGAGACCGTGAATACAGTAGTTTTCGAGCGCAGTTATATAAGTTTAAAACAAACAAGAACTGATTTCTTTTGTTTCTCATCGCCGAGCTGTCTCCGTAGGAGAAAGTGCCCAGCCTATCATTTTTCTGATGCTGGGCGAAAGTGGTGCAGTTTCTAAAGAGGCGAAGCATCCTTTGAGGTTTTCAGATAGAGTCGATAAATACATTTGTTAGATAATCCTCTAATCGAATATACTCACTATCCCCACACAAAAAAGGACTGCGGCGAAATGATTTCATTTCATCATAGTCCTTTTCTATTTCATTATTTATTTTCCACGGGTTTTCCTTTTTCCCAGTCCCATGGATTCCTCCGGCAGAGGCCGTCTGCGTAGGGGATGAAGATGGACAGGATGCCGAAGATGGCAAGGAAGAGGCAGTACCACATGTGCGGCACGATATCGAGGGTCGTGATCTTCACGCCGCTCTGCGTGGCAAGGGCAGCCGCGGTGAGGAGCTGCGCGCCGTAGGGGATGATGCCTTGGAAGATGCAGGAGAAAATGTCGAGGAGGGAAGCACTTCTTCTCGGATCGACCTTGTACTTCTCGCTGATCTGCTTGGCTACGTCGCCGGATACGATGATGGCGACGGTGTTATTCGCTGTCGCACAGTCCACAAGGGAGACGAGGGAAGCGATGCCAAGCTGTGCTGTCTTCGGTCCCCTGATCATGCCGTGGAGCTTGTTGATGAGCCAGGTGATGCCGCCGTAGTAGGAAATCATCTCGGAAATGCCGCCGCAGAAAAGGGCGAGGAAGAAGGCTTCGTTCATGCTGGTAAATCCGTTCCAGACAGCCTGGGCAAGCGATATGATCGTGAGATCCCCGGCCGACAGCCCGATGCCGCCGGCGAGGAAGATGCCGATGACAAGGACGAGGAAGACGTTCGTTCCCATGAGGGCAAGGAGGAGGACGACGATGTAGGGAAGGACCTTCATGAAGTCGAATCCGCCCGATGTGTCAGGAATTGCTGCGCCCGGCGTCCCAAGGATGAGGAGGACGGCAATCGTTGCAATGGCGGCCGGAAGGGCGATGAGGAAGTTCACCTTGAATTTGTCCTTCAGTGCGCAGCCCTGTGTCTTTGTCGCCGCGATCGTCGTGTCAGAAATCATGGAAAGATTGTCGCCGAACATCGCGCCGCCCACGCAGGCCGCGATGATGAGGGGAGCGGAAATGCCGCTCTTCTCGCCGATGCCGGCTGCGATCGGTATGATGGCTGCTACCGTTCCCATGGATGTGCCCGTGGCCGTTCCCATGAAGGCGGAAATGAGGAAGATGCCGGCCGTCAGGTACTGTGCCGGGACCATGCTGATGCCAAGATTCACCGTTGCGTCGCGGCCGCCCATGGCAGCAGCCACAGCGGAGAAGGCACCCGCCAGGATGTAGATCATGAGCATGGTCATGATGTTGTCATTGGCAGCGCCCTTCGAGAAGATGCCGAACTTGAACATGATCGGCTCGCTTCCGAGACAGAAGGCCGAGAGCACGGCAATGAACATCGCCGTCACGGAAGGGAACTGATAGAAAGCCATGTCCACGCCCTGCATCTGGAAGTAGATGCCTGCACCAAGGTAGATGGCGATGAAGATGAGGAAGGGGAGCAGCGCCTTGAAACTGCCAATGTTGGGGGATTTGTATTTCATTCGTACCTCGAAAAGAGCAGAGGCTCTTACTTAAAGAATAATTCGTAAATGACCTTCAGGAAGAAGATGCCAAGGACGATCATGATGATCGGCTTCACGTTTCTTGCGCTGCCGTTCGCAAAGTAGGAAGCGCCCAGCCAGTTGCCTGCCATGCCGAAGAGCCCTGCAATGATGCCAAGCGGGAAGAGGACCTTCGCATTCAGGAGGAAGACGCAGAGGGCGGCGACATTCGTCGTCAGGTTGATGGCCTTCGTGACGCCGTTGGCCTTATGGATGGAAAGGTGGGCGACTCCCGTCAGGAGGAGCAGCAGGAATGTGCCTGTGCCCGGGCCGTAGAAACCGTCGTAGACGCCGATCAGAAGAGCCATGGCCATGCTGAGAATGGTCGTCTTCTTGAAGGAGAGCGGTTCCTTTTCCACGATGAGGCTCTTCGTCTTCTGCACGTAGACAGCAGTCAGCGGGAGCACGATGATCATGAAGAGCATGAAGATATGGGCATTGACAAGAAGGGCCAGGTTTGCGCCAAGGGTCGAGCCGGCAAAAGCGCAGACGACGCAGGAAAGCGCAATTTTCCAGGGGATGAAGCCTTTCCTTGCAAACTTGAATGTCGCAAGCGCCGTACCCATTGTCGAGCTCATCTTGTTTGTCGCAATCGCATGATGAACGGGAATCCCGGCGATCATGTAAGCCGGCAGGGAAATCAGGCCGCCGCCTCCGGCAATCGCATCGATGAATCCGGCCAGCATGACCAGAGGGCATATGATAAGGTACTGCATCAATAAGTCCATAAGGGTCTCCTTGAAGATTGTAAATTTGTATAGACATTCTTTATCTTAACACGGAAGAAAATATTCGTACACGTATAAATGATTAAATATATATAAGGGAGTTTTTCAGGGGGAGTATAATAAAAGTAAAGGCATAGAGGAAGGATGGATTTATGGAACAAGCGATTCCGGTGATTCTTATCTGCATCAACCTCGCCGTATTTTTCCTTTACGGCGAAGACAAGAGGCGTTCAATCAGGGGGGAGTGGAGGATTTCAGAGAGAAATCTTCTCCTTGCCGCTTTCTGCTTCGGATCTCTTGGCGCATTTCTTGGCATGAAGCATTACCATCACAAGACGAAGCACTGGAAATTCCGCATCCTTGTCCCTGGGATGCTCCTTATCCAGGTTGTCATTCTGGCAGGATTATTTCTTATGGGACGCTTATACTAGGGGCGGCTCCTTACTGAACTTTTAGTCCTGTTTTATGCATACTATCTCTTTTCCCGAGTATAAAATGTGTTATAATAAAGAAAATATGATAGTGTACGGGTATAAGTTAAATTTTTTCTATACTACTCAAGTTTCTGTGAGAGTCATTTGCAGGAACTTTTATTTTCCTGAGAGGGAAATGTGGACGAAGGACTGGGAAGGCTTTTTCGTCTGAAAGAAGGTTTTCAGAGGCAGATTTCAAACATCGAAGGAGGAAAAAATGGCGGAGATAGAGAAGTTTCGCGGCGCAATCATAGGCGCCTCGTGCGGGGATGCATTGGGGTATCCGCTGCAGAATCTCTCCGTGGCCAGAATTAAGCATAGATTTGGTCCATTCGGACTGCGCACCCTCGTGGGCGATCCGAAAAACGGAAAGAAAGCACCTGTTTCTGACAACACACAGACACTCCTGGCAACAATCGACGGGATACTTTGGGCGGATGCCAAGAAGCTCGATATCATAGAAGGTATATACAGAAGCTATATGCGCTGGTACTACAGCCAGACGGGTGAAGAACCGAGAAGAGGCCAGAAGACCTGGATGAGACGCCAGTCCCATGAAAGGGAATTCTGCCTCGTCAGAGAGAAATTCATGCACGCGCGCAGAAATCCGGAAGAAGGGCTTCTGGGAGCCTTTTCCAAGGACGGCCGCGGCTCGACGAAAAATAAAGTGAATGACAGCAAGGGGAGCGCCTCCCTGGCAAGAGCCGTTCCGATCGGCCTCACCTTTGCAGGCGACGGGAAGATGGCCTTTGATACAGCCGTCAAGGCAGCAGCCCTTTCCCATTCCAATCCGATCGCATATTATTCTTCCGGCGCTCTTGCATGCATCATCGCATGCCTGGCAGAAGGCATGTCATTCCCGAAATCTTTGGATTATGCGGAATCCATCCTGACGAAGATGCACAAGACCGATCCGATCCTGTCCCTCATGTCGGCAGCCCGCCAGCAGGCAGACAACCGCCCGGCAGGAAAGACAGGCGTATGGGACCACATCGACTCCATCGCATCCTTTGGCGACGGAACGAATGCAGAAGAAGCACTGGCGATTGCCATCTACTGCTCCATTGCCGTAGATGATCCGCTCGAAGCCGTCATCATTTCCGCCAACCATGGAGGAAAGAGCAATACGACAGCTGCCATCACTGGCGCTATCGAAGGCGTACGCTTCGGCGATACCTTCATCCCGGGTTACTGGACAGACGTCCTTGAAGGAAAGGAAGCCATTTCCTTCCTGACAGACAAACTCTTCTACGTCTACGACAAGTACCGTCCGGGCAAAAGATAAAATCTGAATCAAAAGGAGCTGTGACAAAATCATTTAGCCGCAGCCTTTTTTTCGTGGACGAATGGATTCTATTTCCAGATAAAGAATCATCTATATTATGCTATAATATAAGTTGCGTAGATTCGCGCAGGAGAGGCGCGGATCTAAAAACAAAGGCGGAAAGCCTGTTGGCCGCATGGCGGCAGCGGGGGAAGGAGGATGCGCATGACGCCGGGTGAAGTGCTGAAGCAGTATTTTGGCTACGATTCGTTCCGGCCTGTACAGGAGGAAGTCATTTCCACGATCCTGAAGAAGAAGGATATTCTGGCAATCATGCCTACGGGCGCCGGGAAATCCATCTGTTTTCAGATACCTGCCATGATGTTTCCTCACGGGTCCATCATCATCTCGCCCCTGATTTCCCTCATGAAGGATCAGGTGGAGGCGCTGACGGAGCAGGGCATCCTAGCTTCGTACGTGAACAGCACGGTGCCTTATGATGAAGCGATCGAGCGCCTGCGCGACATGTACAGGGGCCGCATCAAGATCCTTTACATGGCACCGGAAAAGCTGGAACCGTCCTACTTCACTGACTGCCTCGCGCAGGTGCCGATTTCCATGGTCGTCATCGATGAGGCGCACTGCGTCTCCCAGTGGGGCCATGATTTCCGCCCGTCGTACAGGAAGATCAAGACCTTCATCGATTCCCTTCCCAAGAAACCGATCGTCACGGCGTTCACAGCGACCGCGACGCCGGCTGTCGAAGAGGATATGAAGAAGAGCCTGGGGCTTTCTCATGCGGAAATCTTCCGCACCGGACTCGACCGGCCGAACCTGTCCTTCCGCGTCATCCGTGATGCGGACAAGGAAGCGCTGCTCCTCCGGTACGTGAAGGCGCACAAGAAGGAAAGCGGCATCATTTACTGTGCGACGAGAAAGGCAGTCGATGAGGTCCATGACCTTCTGAAACGTGCCGGCATCCGCGCAGGAAGATACCATGCAGGAATGGAAGACGAGGAAAGACGAAAGGCGCAGGAGGATTTCTCCTACGACCGTACGCCCGTCATGGCGGCGACGAATGCATTCGGCATGGGCATCGACAAGAGCAATGTGCGCTATGTCATCCATTACCATATGCCGAAGAGCCTCGAGGCGTACTACCAGGAAGCAGGGAGAGCCGGACGAGACGGCGCGAGCGCTGAGTGCATCCTTCTTTACAATGGAAGGGACTCAGGCATCCAGCGCTACCTCATCGATCAGGGCAATCAGGACGAAGAGCAGAAGAAGATGGACTACCACCGCCTGAATGCCATGATCGATTACTGCCAGACGACGGCCTGCCTCCGCAATTTCATCCTGACCTACTTCGGGGAGAAGGCGGACAAGCCCTGCGGCCACTGCGGCAACTGCGAAAGCGGGCAGGCGAAGGTGGACGTGACGGACACGGCCGCCCTCATTTTCAAGACCGTCCGCTCGCTCCACGGGCGCTTCGGCGCATCGACTGTCGCAGACATTCTGGCGGGCAGCCGCGCGAAGGCAGTGCTGGACAGGAAGCTCGACGAGCTCCCGACGTATGGCAAGCTGTCCTTCGTGAAGGCCAGGCATATCAAGAGCGCGCTGAACAGCTACGTCGCTGACGGCTACCTCGTCCGCGAGGGCGAGCCGTACCCCGTGCTGCGCCTCACAAACAAGGCAGAGGACGTCCTTGAAGGGAAAGCCAATGTATTCGGCCTTGCCTTCGGCGCAGAAGACGCCATGGCGGATGCTGCCGTTGAAAGGAAACTGGCCGCCAGAAGCCCGGTCCACGGCAGTCTTTTCGACAAGCTCAGAAGCCTCCGGAAAGAAATCGCATCCGCCGAGCATGTGCCACCCTTTGTCGTATTTTCCGATGCCACGCTGGAAGACATGGCTGTCATTTCTC harbors:
- a CDS encoding DUF1294 domain-containing protein, giving the protein MEQAIPVILICINLAVFFLYGEDKRRSIRGEWRISERNLLLAAFCFGSLGAFLGMKHYHHKTKHWKFRILVPGMLLIQVVILAGLFLMGRLY
- the recQ gene encoding DNA helicase RecQ; this translates as MTPGEVLKQYFGYDSFRPVQEEVISTILKKKDILAIMPTGAGKSICFQIPAMMFPHGSIIISPLISLMKDQVEALTEQGILASYVNSTVPYDEAIERLRDMYRGRIKILYMAPEKLEPSYFTDCLAQVPISMVVIDEAHCVSQWGHDFRPSYRKIKTFIDSLPKKPIVTAFTATATPAVEEDMKKSLGLSHAEIFRTGLDRPNLSFRVIRDADKEALLLRYVKAHKKESGIIYCATRKAVDEVHDLLKRAGIRAGRYHAGMEDEERRKAQEDFSYDRTPVMAATNAFGMGIDKSNVRYVIHYHMPKSLEAYYQEAGRAGRDGASAECILLYNGRDSGIQRYLIDQGNQDEEQKKMDYHRLNAMIDYCQTTACLRNFILTYFGEKADKPCGHCGNCESGQAKVDVTDTAALIFKTVRSLHGRFGASTVADILAGSRAKAVLDRKLDELPTYGKLSFVKARHIKSALNSYVADGYLVREGEPYPVLRLTNKAEDVLEGKANVFGLAFGAEDAMADAAVERKLAARSPVHGSLFDKLRSLRKEIASAEHVPPFVVFSDATLEDMAVISPKTLEEMSTVRGVGEFKLRKYGTRFLKIFLEEADKDEKLRETWRKNPIFKETEPEDTAEDMPEEEPSSAALFAQLKFYRNYLASKKGVPVNRIFTDDTLSEMARKRPETKEELRAIRGIGPKKSAEYGDAFINIIKSSPQSAE
- a CDS encoding ADP-ribosylglycohydrolase family protein, coding for MAEIEKFRGAIIGASCGDALGYPLQNLSVARIKHRFGPFGLRTLVGDPKNGKKAPVSDNTQTLLATIDGILWADAKKLDIIEGIYRSYMRWYYSQTGEEPRRGQKTWMRRQSHEREFCLVREKFMHARRNPEEGLLGAFSKDGRGSTKNKVNDSKGSASLARAVPIGLTFAGDGKMAFDTAVKAAALSHSNPIAYYSSGALACIIACLAEGMSFPKSLDYAESILTKMHKTDPILSLMSAARQQADNRPAGKTGVWDHIDSIASFGDGTNAEEALAIAIYCSIAVDDPLEAVIISANHGGKSNTTAAITGAIEGVRFGDTFIPGYWTDVLEGKEAISFLTDKLFYVYDKYRPGKR